One Luteibacter sp. 9135 DNA segment encodes these proteins:
- a CDS encoding S9 family peptidase — translation MRTKWIAAALALAIVHAGSADAADTASAPGKKAASPTDARIASILDALGKVRTIESVALSPDGKQLAWAVKTDGKPVIEIADAQGHHAHRITASKGCSEVGVAWAADSRRLAFLSDCAGKGPGVGEGKQNDIYVVDTSRKAAPQRLTHLTGYVDSLTWRPDGKQLGFLYVPNATRQASATAAAKPQLGEVGVEGIEIQQMATVDATGGEVHVLTPAGLHVYEFAFSEAGDRVAYVAAEPPGDNNWWVAKLYVQPSRAGAKADVVVDTTKLTGALKGLQIAVPRFSPDGLRLAFIGGLMSDQGSTGGDIWTVPSAGGAAPLDVTPEIHTTPAWYAWTANDQLLVDEVAAGSARLSRYALPATGAASATRLFDLPMSIGDGRLSMSVSLDAVATHAAFIASSFEQPYEVHVADLAGGQAPVAVTAFNAGLKPSWGKAESISWTFEGHDVQGWLLYPAHYDPAKRYGMIVAVHGGPAASVMPRWPGVGYGGAPLSALGYFVFMPNPRGSYGQGEAFVQANRKDFGYGDLRDILAGVDAIEKDHPVDDKRLGLTGWSYGGFMTMFGVTQTNRFRAAVAGAGISNWQSYYGQNLIDQWMTPYFGASVYDDPGVYAKSSAINFIKQVKTPTLIVVGERDAETPAPQSFEFWHALRAQGVPTSLVVYPGEGHGFAREENRRDVVARALSWFDRYLSAKGQ, via the coding sequence ATGCGCACGAAGTGGATCGCCGCCGCTCTGGCCCTTGCCATCGTCCATGCCGGTTCCGCCGACGCCGCCGATACCGCCTCTGCGCCGGGCAAGAAGGCGGCGTCGCCCACCGATGCGCGGATCGCCAGCATCCTGGACGCGCTGGGCAAGGTCCGCACCATCGAATCCGTCGCGCTGTCGCCCGATGGCAAGCAACTGGCCTGGGCGGTCAAGACCGACGGCAAGCCGGTGATCGAGATCGCCGATGCCCAGGGCCACCACGCGCACCGGATCACCGCGTCCAAGGGTTGCAGCGAGGTCGGCGTGGCCTGGGCCGCCGACTCGCGTCGGCTGGCTTTCCTCTCCGACTGCGCGGGCAAGGGCCCGGGCGTGGGGGAGGGCAAGCAGAACGACATCTATGTCGTCGATACCTCGCGCAAGGCCGCGCCACAGCGGCTCACCCACCTCACCGGCTATGTGGACAGCCTCACCTGGCGTCCGGACGGCAAGCAGCTCGGCTTCCTCTACGTGCCCAACGCCACCCGCCAGGCCAGCGCCACGGCCGCGGCCAAGCCGCAGCTGGGCGAAGTCGGCGTCGAGGGCATCGAGATCCAGCAGATGGCCACCGTGGACGCCACGGGAGGCGAGGTCCACGTGCTGACGCCCGCCGGTCTGCACGTCTACGAGTTCGCGTTCTCCGAAGCGGGTGACCGGGTGGCCTATGTCGCCGCCGAGCCGCCGGGCGACAATAACTGGTGGGTGGCGAAGCTGTATGTCCAGCCCAGCCGGGCGGGCGCCAAGGCCGACGTGGTGGTGGACACCACGAAGCTCACCGGTGCGCTCAAGGGCTTGCAGATCGCCGTGCCGCGCTTCTCGCCGGACGGCTTGCGCCTTGCCTTCATCGGCGGCCTCATGAGCGACCAGGGCTCCACCGGCGGCGACATCTGGACCGTACCGTCCGCCGGCGGCGCCGCCCCGCTGGACGTCACCCCGGAGATCCATACCACCCCGGCCTGGTATGCCTGGACGGCGAACGACCAGCTGCTGGTCGACGAGGTGGCCGCCGGGTCGGCCCGACTGTCGCGCTATGCCCTGCCGGCCACCGGCGCGGCATCGGCCACCCGCCTGTTCGATCTGCCGATGTCGATCGGCGACGGCCGTCTGTCGATGTCCGTGTCGCTGGATGCGGTGGCCACGCATGCGGCCTTCATTGCCAGCTCGTTCGAGCAACCCTACGAAGTGCACGTGGCCGACCTGGCCGGCGGCCAGGCACCGGTGGCGGTGACGGCGTTCAACGCCGGGCTGAAGCCGTCCTGGGGCAAGGCCGAGTCGATCTCCTGGACCTTCGAGGGCCACGACGTGCAGGGCTGGCTGCTGTATCCGGCGCATTACGATCCGGCCAAGCGCTACGGCATGATCGTCGCGGTGCACGGTGGCCCGGCCGCATCGGTCATGCCGCGCTGGCCCGGCGTAGGCTACGGCGGCGCGCCGCTGTCGGCCCTGGGCTATTTCGTCTTCATGCCCAACCCGCGCGGCAGCTACGGCCAGGGCGAGGCCTTCGTCCAGGCCAACCGCAAGGATTTCGGCTACGGCGACCTGCGCGACATCCTTGCCGGGGTCGATGCGATCGAGAAGGACCACCCGGTGGACGACAAGCGCCTGGGCCTCACCGGCTGGAGCTACGGCGGCTTCATGACGATGTTCGGCGTGACCCAGACCAACCGCTTCCGTGCGGCGGTGGCCGGCGCCGGTATCTCCAACTGGCAGAGCTACTACGGGCAGAACCTGATCGACCAGTGGATGACGCCTTACTTCGGCGCCTCGGTGTACGACGACCCCGGCGTCTATGCAAAGAGTTCCGCGATCAACTTCATCAAGCAGGTCAAGACGCCCACGCTGATCGTCGTGGGCGAACGCGACGCCGAAACGCCGGCACCGCAGTCGTTCGAGTTCTGGCACGCGCTGCGCGCGCAGGGCGTGCCCACCTCGCTGGTGGTCTACCCGGGTGAAGGGCATGGCTTCGCGCGCGAAGAAAACCGTCGTGACGTGGTCGCCCGGGCGCTGTCGTGGTTCGACCGCTACCTGTCGGCCAAGGGGCAATAA
- a CDS encoding GNAT family N-acetyltransferase yields MSDTAQPLAITHDAANQVFTAVVDGHTCEVEYRLEGDAMTITHTGVPSPVGGRGIAAALTLFAVRFAEGRHWKIVPACSYADTWFKRHPEYAHLLRG; encoded by the coding sequence ATGAGCGACACCGCCCAGCCACTGGCCATTACCCACGATGCCGCCAACCAGGTGTTCACCGCCGTGGTCGACGGGCACACCTGCGAGGTGGAATACCGCCTGGAAGGCGACGCCATGACTATCACCCATACGGGCGTTCCCTCGCCGGTGGGCGGGCGCGGCATCGCGGCGGCGTTGACGCTGTTCGCCGTGCGCTTTGCCGAGGGCAGGCATTGGAAGATCGTTCCCGCCTGTTCTTACGCCGACACCTGGTTCAAACGTCATCCCGAGTACGCCCATCTGCTGCGAGGTTGA
- a CDS encoding CorA family divalent cation transporter, with protein MLIIHEHGRKAAIHWTTGMDVPRAPLWIDLLDPSDDERRCAGAISGLRVPDRGDVDNLALSSRIRTDDDAMYLSIPYFADVDHAARDGGGHQPSPLGIVVTGRLLMTLRFHDSPAFDLASRSCDEQRWESSGDVLATLIEAIVNLAAKRMEDVSADLKKLSDRVFTTERLGTPALRDCMLEVGRLEGEQARNRSSMLGVQRIVSFVRAKQPEWMSDQVEVRLRVVDHDLRTLDEFDDQLTNKLQFLLDASLGFISTDQNHVMKVLTVTSVATIPPVILAGVWGMNFKHMPELDWTFGYPMAIGIILLSMLLPVLFFKWRGWLEGD; from the coding sequence GTGCTCATCATTCATGAACACGGCCGCAAGGCGGCCATCCACTGGACGACCGGCATGGACGTGCCCCGGGCGCCGCTGTGGATCGACCTGCTCGACCCCAGCGACGACGAACGCCGATGCGCCGGGGCGATCTCCGGACTGCGCGTGCCCGACCGCGGCGATGTGGATAACCTGGCCCTGTCCAGCCGCATCCGTACCGACGACGACGCCATGTACCTGTCCATCCCCTACTTCGCCGACGTGGATCACGCCGCGCGCGACGGTGGGGGACATCAGCCGTCGCCGCTCGGCATCGTGGTAACCGGTCGCCTGCTGATGACCCTGCGTTTCCACGATTCCCCCGCCTTCGACCTGGCCAGCCGCAGTTGCGACGAGCAGCGCTGGGAATCCAGCGGCGACGTGCTGGCCACGTTGATCGAAGCCATCGTGAACCTGGCGGCCAAGCGGATGGAAGACGTTTCGGCCGACCTGAAGAAACTCTCCGACCGCGTCTTCACCACCGAGCGGCTGGGCACCCCGGCCCTGCGCGACTGCATGCTGGAGGTGGGACGGCTGGAAGGCGAGCAGGCGCGCAATCGTTCCTCGATGCTGGGCGTGCAGCGCATCGTGTCGTTCGTGCGGGCCAAGCAGCCGGAATGGATGTCCGACCAGGTGGAAGTGCGGCTGCGCGTGGTCGACCACGACCTGCGCACGCTGGACGAATTCGACGACCAGCTGACCAACAAGCTGCAGTTCCTGCTGGACGCCAGCCTGGGTTTCATCAGCACCGACCAGAACCACGTGATGAAGGTGCTGACCGTGACCTCGGTGGCGACCATTCCGCCGGTGATCCTGGCCGGCGTGTGGGGCATGAATTTCAAGCACATGCCGGAACTGGACTGGACGTTCGGCTATCCCATGGCCATCGGGATCATCCTGCTCAGCATGCTGCTGCCCGTACTGTTCTTCAAATGGCGCGGGTGGCTCGAGGGCGACTGA
- a CDS encoding GGDEF domain-containing protein, which produces MRTPWHALAGGFPETRLLASVAEFTHHRDIDALDHSLVLSLAELVPVNSVTLCKRGESLQQPIESMVVCSRKTEGGFVVDALEPPREGDPVDSIVCAMETLEVVSDITDTGDCRLVIPIQRDSSAIGALMLEANDSLDAVRVMIEGFARIYGNYIALLNESERDKLTGLYNRRSFEQRLRRLLKLSRQRARAAVGGEDERRGRDDDSKIYLAILDIDHFKRINDTYGHVYGDEVILMLAQLMRASFRQSDVLFRFGGEEFVMLIAAENENVAHYALDRFRQFIADHAFPQVGHVTVSIGYARITENDYPEIVLDRADKALYFAKENGRNGVHGYESLAERGQLAPPAALGSIDLF; this is translated from the coding sequence ATGAGGACACCCTGGCACGCCCTCGCGGGCGGCTTTCCCGAGACGCGCCTGCTGGCTTCGGTGGCGGAGTTCACCCACCATCGCGACATCGACGCACTGGACCACAGCCTGGTGCTCTCCCTGGCCGAACTGGTGCCCGTCAACAGCGTGACGCTGTGCAAGCGCGGCGAAAGCCTGCAACAGCCGATCGAATCGATGGTGGTGTGCTCGCGGAAAACCGAAGGCGGTTTCGTCGTCGACGCCCTGGAGCCCCCGCGCGAGGGCGACCCTGTCGACAGCATCGTGTGCGCCATGGAAACGCTGGAAGTCGTCAGCGACATAACCGACACCGGCGACTGCCGCCTGGTGATTCCCATCCAGCGTGACTCCTCGGCCATCGGTGCGCTGATGCTGGAGGCGAACGATTCACTCGACGCCGTGCGCGTCATGATCGAAGGCTTCGCCCGTATCTACGGCAACTACATCGCCCTGCTCAACGAGAGCGAGCGCGACAAGCTCACCGGGTTATACAACCGCCGCAGCTTCGAACAGCGCCTGCGCCGCCTGCTCAAGCTCAGCCGCCAGCGAGCCAGGGCCGCGGTGGGTGGCGAGGACGAGCGTCGCGGCCGCGACGACGACAGCAAGATCTACCTCGCGATCCTGGACATCGACCATTTCAAGCGGATCAACGACACCTACGGCCATGTCTACGGTGACGAAGTCATCCTGATGCTGGCCCAGTTGATGCGCGCCAGCTTCCGCCAGAGCGACGTTCTGTTCCGCTTCGGCGGCGAGGAATTCGTGATGCTGATCGCCGCGGAAAACGAAAACGTGGCGCACTATGCGCTGGATCGTTTCCGCCAGTTCATCGCCGACCACGCGTTCCCGCAGGTCGGCCATGTCACCGTCAGCATCGGCTACGCGCGGATCACCGAGAACGACTACCCCGAGATCGTGCTCGACCGGGCAGACAAGGCGCTCTACTTCGCCAAGGAAAACGGCCGCAACGGCGTGCACGGCTACGAAAGCCTGGCCGAACGGGGCCAGCTGGCACCGCCGGCGGCGCTGGGCAGTATCGACCTGTTCTGA
- the sodC gene encoding superoxide dismutase family protein — protein sequence MKKIAIVVAGLVACAAAHAADKSLVVPLTAVTAQGAGASVGTVTVTESAKGLVFTPNLKGLPPGQHGFHLHEKPSCDPGEKDGKKGAALAAGGHYDPAKTGKHAGPEAMGHEGDLPRIDVGADGTDTTPVTAPHLSSLATLKGHALMIHAGGDNYADQPEALGGGGARIACGVVP from the coding sequence ATGAAGAAGATCGCCATCGTTGTTGCCGGCCTGGTCGCGTGCGCCGCCGCGCATGCCGCGGACAAAAGCCTCGTCGTGCCGCTGACCGCCGTCACGGCGCAGGGTGCCGGTGCGTCGGTCGGTACGGTGACCGTGACCGAAAGCGCGAAGGGCCTGGTATTCACGCCGAACCTGAAGGGCCTGCCGCCGGGTCAGCACGGATTCCACCTGCACGAGAAGCCGAGCTGCGATCCGGGCGAGAAGGATGGCAAGAAGGGCGCCGCGCTGGCCGCCGGCGGCCATTACGATCCGGCGAAGACCGGCAAGCACGCGGGCCCGGAGGCCATGGGCCATGAGGGCGACCTGCCGCGCATCGACGTGGGCGCCGATGGCACCGACACCACGCCGGTCACCGCGCCGCACCTCAGCTCGCTGGCCACGCTCAAGGGCCATGCCCTGATGATCCACGCCGGCGGCGACAACTACGCCGACCAGCCGGAAGCGCTGGGCGGTGGCGGTGCGCGTATCGCCTGCGGTGTGGTGCCCTAG
- a CDS encoding pseudouridine synthase: MKLVRLLANLGYGSRKQVAALFREGAVTDADGEVLYADDKMEHGQIRFEGQPLDPPQGLLLMLNKPTGYTCSRKDVGRLVYDLLPPRFALRNPVLSTVGRLDRDTSGLLLFTDDGPLLHRIISPKASLAKVYEATLAEDLRGDEAAIFAAGTLMLEGETDPLLPATLDVLGPRRARLTLTEGRYHQVRRMFAAVGNHVAALERTTLGGLSLDDLPVGEWRALDDQDRVRMFGG, encoded by the coding sequence ATGAAACTCGTCCGCCTGTTGGCGAATCTTGGTTATGGCAGTCGCAAGCAGGTCGCCGCCCTGTTCCGTGAGGGCGCGGTCACCGACGCCGACGGCGAGGTGCTGTACGCCGACGACAAGATGGAACACGGCCAGATCCGTTTCGAGGGCCAGCCACTGGATCCGCCGCAGGGCCTTCTGCTGATGCTCAACAAGCCCACCGGCTATACCTGCTCGCGCAAGGACGTCGGACGCCTGGTCTACGACCTGCTGCCGCCGCGCTTCGCACTGCGCAACCCGGTGTTGTCGACGGTGGGGCGACTGGATCGCGACACCTCGGGGCTGCTGCTGTTCACCGACGACGGCCCGTTGCTGCACCGGATCATCTCGCCCAAGGCTTCGCTGGCGAAGGTCTACGAGGCCACGCTGGCCGAGGACCTGCGTGGCGATGAAGCCGCGATCTTCGCGGCCGGTACCCTGATGCTGGAGGGTGAGACCGACCCCCTGCTGCCGGCGACGCTGGACGTGCTCGGCCCGCGGCGGGCCCGCCTGACGCTCACGGAAGGCCGTTACCACCAGGTGCGCCGCATGTTCGCGGCGGTGGGCAACCATGTCGCGGCCCTGGAACGGACCACGCTCGGTGGCTTGTCGCTCGACGACCTGCCGGTGGGCGAGTGGCGCGCGCTCGACGACCAGGACCGGGTGCGGATGTTCGGCGGATGA
- a CDS encoding class I SAM-dependent methyltransferase, with product MALSAGTASEAALEALFVPFATGALRWPDDGRLLMLRARDGFALREHRRPGWVVQQSFKPAADALARSGFEVVAEPPAGRFRVVMVLPTRQREETRALFAQALACAGSDGIVVAAVPNSEGAKTAEGDLTALAGLDGQLSKHKCRVFWTRPGSTPDPLLHEAWLALDAPTAIEGRRFLSRRGLFAWDRVDAASSLLAAALPVDLRGRLADLGAGFGYLACAAIERCPGIVAADLYEAEGRALAPASANLAAAVSHAGRDVATSVQWADVTHGIAPGYDVIVSNPPFHQGRADQPELGRAFIAAAARGLAPTGRFWMVANRHLAYEAALDAAFARVHRVVDSDGFKVIEAQEPRR from the coding sequence ATGGCGTTGTCCGCCGGAACCGCATCCGAAGCCGCCCTGGAGGCGCTTTTCGTCCCGTTCGCCACGGGCGCGTTGCGCTGGCCGGACGACGGTCGCCTGTTGATGCTGCGCGCCCGCGACGGCTTTGCCCTGCGTGAGCACCGCCGTCCCGGGTGGGTCGTGCAGCAGTCGTTCAAGCCGGCCGCCGACGCGCTGGCGCGCTCCGGCTTCGAGGTCGTGGCCGAACCGCCCGCAGGGCGTTTCCGCGTCGTCATGGTGCTGCCCACCCGGCAACGCGAGGAAACCCGCGCGTTGTTCGCCCAGGCGCTGGCGTGCGCCGGCAGCGACGGCATCGTGGTGGCCGCCGTGCCCAACAGCGAAGGCGCGAAGACGGCCGAAGGCGATCTGACGGCGCTGGCCGGCCTCGATGGCCAGCTGTCGAAGCACAAGTGCCGGGTGTTCTGGACCCGACCCGGCAGCACGCCCGACCCGTTGCTGCACGAAGCGTGGCTGGCGCTGGACGCACCCACCGCCATCGAGGGCCGGCGTTTCCTCAGCCGGCGCGGGCTGTTCGCGTGGGACCGCGTCGACGCCGCCTCGTCGCTGCTGGCCGCGGCCTTGCCGGTGGACCTGCGGGGGCGGCTGGCCGATCTGGGTGCGGGCTTCGGCTATCTCGCGTGCGCCGCCATCGAGCGCTGCCCGGGCATCGTCGCCGCGGATCTCTACGAAGCCGAAGGCCGGGCCCTTGCGCCGGCCAGCGCCAACCTTGCCGCGGCCGTGAGCCATGCGGGCCGTGACGTCGCCACGTCCGTGCAGTGGGCCGACGTGACCCACGGCATCGCCCCCGGTTACGACGTGATCGTGTCCAACCCGCCGTTCCACCAGGGACGCGCGGACCAGCCGGAACTCGGCCGCGCGTTCATCGCGGCCGCGGCGCGGGGCCTCGCGCCCACCGGCCGGTTCTGGATGGTCGCCAATCGCCACCTCGCTTACGAGGCGGCACTCGACGCGGCGTTTGCCCGCGTCCACAGGGTCGTCGACAGCGACGGCTTCAAAGTCATCGAAGCACAGGAGCCCCGTCGATGA